The following is a genomic window from Candidatus Angelobacter sp..
CGCGGGGCCGGGGTTTTGTTGTTGGGCGCCGGCGGCGCGGCTCGCGTGACCGCTTTGAAACTCGCACTGGAAGGCGTCGGCACGCTTTTCCTGGCCAACCGCACCGCCGCCAGGGCCGCTGCGATCGCCGCCGAAATTCAGAAACGATTTCCCCGCCAGGAAGTGTCGGTCGGATATCCGAGAAACCAGGTCGATCTGGTCATTAACGCGACTTCGCTGGGATTGAAATCGGAAGACCCGCTGCCGTTCGATTCGAAACAATTCTCACTGCGTCAGACGCGCGCGGTTTATGACATGATCTATCGTCCTGCCGAAACGGCGTTGTTCAAAGCCGCCAGGGCCGCAGGCTGCCGCGCCGCCACAGGTCTGGGCATGTTGCTCCATCAGGGTGGGAAGGCGCTGGAGATCTGGTCCGGAAAGACCGCGCCTCTGGAGACGATGCGCCGCGCGCTGGAAAAAAACATTTATGCCTAACGCACCATTCTGGCAGGTCATCCCCTTTCATTTCTGGTCCGTCGCTTTGTTCTGCTTTGGAAGCATCGTGGGCAGTTTTCTGAACGTGTGCATCCACCGCATGCCGCGCGGCGAGAGCGTGGTATCACCGCCGTCACATTGCCCGCACTGCAATTACTCGATTCCCTGGTATCTCAACATCCCGCTGGCCACCTGGCTGATGCTTGGCGGCAAATGCAGAAACTGCGGCGCTCCGATTTCGGTTCGCTATCTTCTGGTGGAACTGCTGACCGGCGCTTTGTTTCTGAGCTGCTGGCTGGTGTTCGGTGCGCAATCACCCGCGCTGGCGCTGGTTTATTGCCTCTTGCTGGCGGGATTCATCGCCGCCACATTCATTGATATCGAGCATTTCATAATTCCCGACGAAATCACCCTTGGCGGGATCGTGGCGGGTTTCGTCTGCTCATTTTTTGTCCACGCGCTGCACGCCGCGCCGACAACCGCAACCTCGCTGGAACGCTGCTTCGCAGGGGTCATCGTCGGCGCAGGCGTCATTTACGGGATTGTACGCCTGGGCAAGATGCTGTTCGGCCGGCAAAAATTTGAACTCGTCCCGGACAGCACGGTGTTTTTTACCGAAACGACCATGATGCTGCCGGACAGGGAGATTCCTTACGAAGAGATCTTTTACCGGAAATCAGACACCATTGTTCTTCAAGCCAAGACCGTGGAAATGGTGGACCGCTGTTATGCGCTCGTGCCGGTGCGTCTTTCGCCGGCCCTGCTCCGCGTGGGCGACGACACGTTCAAGCCCGACGACGTACAGCATCTCGAAGTAGTGACAAACGAACTGGTCGTGCCTCGTGAGGCGATGGGATTGGGCGATGTCAAATTCATGGCCGCCATTGGCGCATTTCTCGGCTGGCAGGCCGTGGTCTTCACTCTCATGCTCAGCTCCATTGTCGGTGCGACCTATGGTCTGAGTATGATTGCCTTGAAGAAACAAGAGTGGTCCGGCCGCCTTTACTACGGACCTTTCATCGCGCTGGCTGCGACCCTCTGGATTTTCGGCGGTGGCCGGATCATGCACTGGTGGCTGGGGCCGTAGCGCGAAACCATCCGCGTCATTCGCACTGCGCCTTGTGCCGCAACGCGTGGTCAACGAGCACGAGCGCTGCCATCGCTTCAACCATGGGTACGGCGCGGGGCAGCACGCACGGATCATGGCGGCCGCGCGCCTTCAGCGTCGTGTTTTTGAAATCAACGTCCACGGTTTCCTGCTCGACCATCACTGTGGCGACCGGCTTGAACGCGACGCGAAAGTAAATCGTCTGGCCGTTTGAAATACCACCTTGAATCCCGCCGGAACGGTTCGTCAACGTGTAAACCTTCCCGTTCTTTGCTCGAAATGGATCGTTGTGACGGGTGCCCGTCAACAGAATGCCGCCAAAACCTGATCCAACGTCAAAGCCCTTCGAGGCGGGCAGACTCAGCATCGCTTTGGCCAGTTCCGCTTCCAGCCGGTCGAACACCGGTTCGCCCCAACCGGGCGGAACACCGCGCGCCACCCCCAGAATGATGCCTCCGACGGTATCCCCCGCTTTCCTCATTCGCTCAATCAACCGGAGCATTTTCTCTGCGGCAACGGGATCGGGACAGCGGACAATATTCGCTTCGACATCCTTGAGTTTGATCACTTCGGGATCAACGTCGGCCACGATGCGCTGTACCTGCTGTACACAGGCAAGCACTTCGACGCCCCAGCGTTCCCGCAGGATTTTCTTGGCGATCGCGCCGGCGGCGACGCGCCCGACCGTTTCGCGGGCACTCGTACGTCCGCCACCCTGCCAGTTGCGCACTCCGAATTTTGCCTGGTAGGTGTAGTCCGCGTGAGACGGTCGAAACTTGGTCGCCATCTCCGAATACGCTTCGGGCCGCGAATCTTCGTTTTTGACCCAGAGGGAAATAGGCGTGCCGAGTGTCCTGCCCTCGAACGTGCCGGAGAGGATTTCGACCATGTCACTCTCCTTCCTGGGCGAAACGATGCGGGATTGTCCTGGACGGCGGCGATCCAGATCAGGCTGGATGTCGGATGCAGCCAGCTCCAGGCGCGGCGGACAGCCATCAACGACGACGCCCACG
Proteins encoded in this region:
- a CDS encoding shikimate dehydrogenase — its product is MPDAGAKEIDASTRFCAVFGHPVKHSASPAMQNAGIQALGLNWRYLAFDVPPDSLREAINGARAMKFIGLNLTVPHKLSSLEMVDELDESAKNLGAVNTIRFEARNAGGSWGPLVQCRDEIPREIRAVGYNTDADALVLALGEDLGLQILRGAGVLLLGAGGAARVTALKLALEGVGTLFLANRTAARAAAIAAEIQKRFPRQEVSVGYPRNQVDLVINATSLGLKSEDPLPFDSKQFSLRQTRAVYDMIYRPAETALFKAARAAGCRAATGLGMLLHQGGKALEIWSGKTAPLETMRRALEKNIYA
- a CDS encoding prepilin peptidase; translation: MPNAPFWQVIPFHFWSVALFCFGSIVGSFLNVCIHRMPRGESVVSPPSHCPHCNYSIPWYLNIPLATWLMLGGKCRNCGAPISVRYLLVELLTGALFLSCWLVFGAQSPALALVYCLLLAGFIAATFIDIEHFIIPDEITLGGIVAGFVCSFFVHALHAAPTTATSLERCFAGVIVGAGVIYGIVRLGKMLFGRQKFELVPDSTVFFTETTMMLPDREIPYEEIFYRKSDTIVLQAKTVEMVDRCYALVPVRLSPALLRVGDDTFKPDDVQHLEVVTNELVVPREAMGLGDVKFMAAIGAFLGWQAVVFTLMLSSIVGATYGLSMIALKKQEWSGRLYYGPFIALAATLWIFGGGRIMHWWLGP
- the aroC gene encoding chorismate synthase; the encoded protein is MANTFGHLFRVTTWGESHGGAVGVVVDGCPPRLELAASDIQPDLDRRRPGQSRIVSPRKESDMVEILSGTFEGRTLGTPISLWVKNEDSRPEAYSEMATKFRPSHADYTYQAKFGVRNWQGGGRTSARETVGRVAAGAIAKKILRERWGVEVLACVQQVQRIVADVDPEVIKLKDVEANIVRCPDPVAAEKMLRLIERMRKAGDTVGGIILGVARGVPPGWGEPVFDRLEAELAKAMLSLPASKGFDVGSGFGGILLTGTRHNDPFRAKNGKVYTLTNRSGGIQGGISNGQTIYFRVAFKPVATVMVEQETVDVDFKNTTLKARGRHDPCVLPRAVPMVEAMAALVLVDHALRHKAQCE